Proteins from a genomic interval of Heteronotia binoei isolate CCM8104 ecotype False Entrance Well chromosome 5, APGP_CSIRO_Hbin_v1, whole genome shotgun sequence:
- the LOC132571168 gene encoding zinc finger and SCAN domain-containing protein 30-like, translated as MAALNWPFQTVLQQGANPGMKIVGTPQARPPEEENVIPRVVQVGTIGEFLGCVAPQKVTQGPEEALSQCWETQWQEVLKAVQPLTFGQETQQQLKTLAWDNTTASSEVISDTGQWAGGEGSTQLLMEDDRNALQTLSNPDNGGDGTGREDTMRKEALDAEMQRRRFRQLNYRETEGPRKICGRLQELCHRWLRPERHTKEQILELVILEQFLAILPQDIQSWLRDCCPQACSHAVVLVEDFLRSQQQETKMMAPCEEDVIIASSDTEWSQLGSGARYLCGETQLEDRQDSNLSGKDRCLHVYPISPGEGTLNGNNLSPSQQGSSELPVPVEVLSGQSGWLEGRCGPQQDHRTEPPLTWEEITRCSEGVYETEVCLEEYKHWCLECGETFPDAWQLVEHQKTHPRPKRPECPKCGKSFRDLSHVIRHQTVHTGEKPYSCLECGQSFTQKPALSRHLQKHQGGFESNTPRQRSPATGKCSQCQECGKSFRDFSHVLRHQTVHTGEKPHKCTECGQGFTQKPALNRHLQKHLESKPYTAGNGELRVCQESTWFNPVGSAQRLSGTFQENASSTFTSSHEAVPQPMKKFHRDLMPRPEGNKPLKKKLNRRGQKNHWCVTCGKGFRDKADVVRHQRVHTGEKPFACPDCRRRFSTTSSLYKHRIIHRPPNLEAATSSTGETTLQKVPMKMGQGAEGQVSLTPWVNGEKH; from the exons ATGGCCGCCTTGAATTGGCCTTTCCAGACTGTTCTACAGCAGGGAGCAAACCCTGGCATGAAAATTGTGGGGACACCCCAAGCAAGGCCCCCAGAAGAGGAAAATGTGATTCCTCGTGTTGTCCAGGTGGGAACTATTGGGGAGTTTCTAGGCTGTGTGGCGCCCCAAAAGGTGACTCAGGGACCCGAGGAAGCATTGTCCCAGTGCTGGGAAACTCAGTGGCAGGAGGTCTTGAAGGCTGTGCAGCCCCTTACTTTTGGACAGGAAACCCAACAGCAGTTGAAAACTTTGGCATGGGACAATACAACAGCCTCATCTGAGGTAATCTCTGATACTGGCCAGTGGGCTGGAGGAGAAGGAAGTACTCAGCTCCTAATGGAGGATGACAGAAACGCTCTGCAGACTTTGAGCAATCCAGACAATGGAGGTGATGGGACGGGAAGGGAAGACACAATGAGAAAGGAGGCCCTTGATGCAGAGATGCAGCGGCGACGCTTCCGGCAACTGAACTATCGGGAGACTGAGGGACCCCGCAAGATTTGTGGGCGactccaggagctttgccaccgGTGGCTGAGGCCCGAGAGGCACACCAAGGAACAGATCCTGGAGCTGGtcatcctggagcagttcctggcaaTTCTGCCTCAGGATATCCAGAGCTGGCTCCGGGACTGTTGCCCTCAGGCTTGTTCTCATGCGGTAGTCCTAGTGGAGGATTTCCTGAGGAGCCAGCAACAAGAGACCAAG ATGATGGCACCTTGTGAGGAGGATGTGATTATAGCCTCCTCTGACACAGAGTGGTCTCAACTGGGCTCTGGAGCAAGATATTTATGTGGGGAAACTCAGCTGGAGGACAGGCAGGATTCAAACTTATCAG GGAAAGACAGATGCCTGCATGTTTATCCCATTTCACCAGGCGAGGGAACTCTGAATGGGAATAATTTGAGTCCTTCTCAGCAGGGAAGTTCTGAGCTGCCGGTGCCAGTTGAGGTACTCTCAGGACAATCTGGGTGGCTTGAAGGCCGTTGCGGGCCTCAGCAGGATCACAGGACAGAGCCGCCTCTGACATGGGAGGAAATCACTCGCTGCAGTGAAGGGGTGTACGAAACCGAGGTGTGCTTGGAAGAGTACAAGCACTGGTGCCTTGAATGCGGTGAAACCTTCCCAGACGCCTGGCAACTCGTTGAGCACCAGAAGACGCACCCGCGTCCCAAGCGCCCAGAGTGCCCAAAATGCGGGAAGAGCTTCCGAGACCTTTCGCATGTCATTCGACACCAGACCGTACACACGGGAGAGAAGCCGTACAGCTGTCTCGAGTGTGGGCAAAGCTTCACCCAGAAACCAGCTCTCAGTAGACACCTGCAGAAACATCAGGGAG GTTTTGAGAGCAACACTCCCCGCCAGAGGAGCCCCGCCACTGGCAAGTGCTCTCAGTGTCAGGAGTGCGGGAAGAGCTTCCGAGACTTTTCTCATGTCCTCCGGCACCAGACGGTCCATACGGGTGAGAAACCGCACAAGTGCACGGAGTGCGGGCAAGGGTTTACACAAAAACCAGCCCTCAACAGGCATCTGCAAAAACATCTGGAATCCAAGCCCTATACAG CAGGCAATGGGGAACTGCGTGTGTGTCAAGAAAGCACTTGGTTTAATCCAGTGGGATCAGCACAGAGGCTGTCCGGAACATTCCAAGAGAATGCCTCCAGTACCTTTACAAGCAGTCATGAAGCAGTGCCTCAGCCTATGAAGAAATTTCACAGGGACCTCATGCCAAGGCCAGAAGGCAACAAACCCTTGAAAAAAAAACTGAACCGCCGGGGACAAAAGAACCACTGGTGTGTCACATGCGGGAAAGGCTTTCGGGACAAAGCGGACGTAGTTCGGCACCAGCGAGTCCACACTGGTGAAAAACCCTTTGCGTGCCCAGACTGCAGGAGGCGGTTCAGCACCACCTCGTCGTTATACAAGCATCGGATAATCCACAGGCCACCCAACCTGGAGGCGGCCACTTCGTCCACGGGTGAAACGACCTTACAGAAGGTCCCGATGAAAATGGGTCAGGGAGCTGAGGGGCAGGTGTCTTTAACCCCTTGGGTGAATGGGGAGAAACATTAG